The genome window CTCCTGCGTGACCAAGCCGTGCAACAGTTGCACGACCTGATAACGGCGCTGCTCGGAGATGCGCCCGACCATGCCGAAATCGATCACCGCGATGCGTTCGCCGGGCAGGTAGAAGATGTTGCCCGGATGCGGATCGGCGTGGAAGCAGCCGTCCTCGAGCACCATCTTAAACACGATGTCGGCACCGACGCGGGCCAGCTTGCGCCGGTCCAGGCCAGCGGCATCCACGCCTGCCAGGTCGCGCCCGCCGATACCGGCGACGAAGTCCTGCACGTTGAGGGTTTCGCAGGTCCACTGCCAGTGCATGCGCGGGATCAGGATCTCGTCGTGGCCCTGGAAATTGGCCGCGATGCGCTCGGCGTTGCGGCATTCGCCGGCGAAATCCAGCTCGCGCCGCAGCGACACGGTGAACTGGTGCACCACCTCCGCCGGGTGATAGCGCTTGAGGTCGACCGCGCGCGCCTCGACGATCTCGGCGAGCCGCGCCAACAGCCGCAGGTCGGCCTCGATCACGTCGCGGATGCCGGGGCGGCGCACCTTCATGACTACCGGGGTGCCGTCGTGCAGCCAGGCGCGATGGGTCTGCGCTAGCGAGGCGGCGGCCAGCGGCGCTTGCTCGACCTGGGCGAAGATCGCCGACGGTGCCTCGCCCAACGCCTCGATCAGTTGCGGCAGGATCTGTTCGTAGGGCAGCGCCGGCGCCGCGTTCTGCAGTTCGCCCAATTCGTCGATCCACTCCGGCGGCAGCAGGTCCACGCGCGTGGCCAGCACCTGGCCAAGCTTGACGAAGGTCGGGCCGAGATCCTGCAGCGCGCGCCTAACCCGCTGCGGCGCCGACATGCGCAGCATTTCTTCGGCGTTATGCCAGTGCAGCAGGCGCCCGGCGCGTTCCAGCACGTCGGCCATGCCGATACGGCGGACCACATCGCCGAAGCCGTAGCGGATCAGCACCGAGGCGATTTCCTGCAGGCGCCCCAGGTCGCGGACCGTGCTCAG of Xanthomonas translucens pv. cerealis contains these proteins:
- a CDS encoding ABC1 kinase family protein, whose amino-acid sequence is MWEALSTVRDLGRLQEIASVLIRYGFGDVVRRIGMADVLERAGRLLHWHNAEEMLRMSAPQRVRRALQDLGPTFVKLGQVLATRVDLLPPEWIDELGELQNAAPALPYEQILPQLIEALGEAPSAIFAQVEQAPLAAASLAQTHRAWLHDGTPVVMKVRRPGIRDVIEADLRLLARLAEIVEARAVDLKRYHPAEVVHQFTVSLRRELDFAGECRNAERIAANFQGHDEILIPRMHWQWTCETLNVQDFVAGIGGRDLAGVDAAGLDRRKLARVGADIVFKMVLEDGCFHADPHPGNIFYLPGERIAVIDFGMVGRISEQRRYQVVQLLHGLVTQEAEAVTDVLLEWTDGDAEVDEARLQLEIAGFVDQYRGVPLKELRVGAMLGDVTAILRQHALALPADLALMIKTFLTLEGVGRQLDPDFDMAGAAAPYLERVMLQRFAPRAMAKRGRRTVLGALELLGDLPRDTRRLLQAARRGRLQLNVETTSLKGFGDQVNRAANRLTMGIVTAALIIGSSIVMNSVGGVSSRWLLAIGVGGFIGAALSGVWILISIWRSGR